The Methanosphaera stadtmanae DSM 3091 genome includes a window with the following:
- the pyrF gene encoding orotidine-5'-phosphate decarboxylase → MNVKNQIILALDVEEKNKAYEILDQTTEYLDTIKIGYPITLALGPSIITSIKEEYDVKIIADFKVADIDATNEKIVKTTLNYGADAIIVHGFTGEDSVLACKNMAEKLDKEIFLLTEMSHPGADKFLKPVSLDIAQMGVDLGIKNYVAPATKIDRLKKIREVVGKDSFIISPGVGFQGGNAKDTLQYSNAAIVGRSIYNASNPKKALEEIIESIKV, encoded by the coding sequence ATGAATGTTAAAAACCAGATAATATTAGCTCTAGATGTAGAAGAGAAAAATAAAGCCTATGAAATATTAGATCAAACAACAGAATATTTAGATACTATAAAAATTGGTTATCCCATAACACTAGCTCTAGGTCCTTCTATTATAACTTCAATAAAAGAAGAATATGATGTAAAAATCATTGCAGACTTTAAAGTAGCGGATATAGATGCAACAAATGAAAAAATAGTAAAAACTACATTAAACTACGGTGCAGATGCAATAATAGTACATGGATTTACTGGAGAAGATAGTGTATTGGCATGTAAAAATATGGCAGAAAAATTAGACAAAGAAATATTTCTATTAACAGAAATGTCACATCCTGGTGCAGATAAATTCCTAAAACCAGTATCCTTAGATATTGCACAGATGGGAGTAGATTTAGGAATTAAAAATTATGTAGCTCCAGCAACAAAAATAGATAGATTAAAAAAAATTAGAGAAGTAGTTGGTAAAGATTCATTTATAATCTCACCAGGTGTTGGATTCCAAGGAGGTAATGCAAAAGACACACTCCAATATTCCAATGCTGCAATTGTAGGACGTAGCATATACAATGCTTCAAATCCTAAAAAAGCATTAGAAGAGATCATAGAATCTATCAAAGTATAA
- a CDS encoding energy-coupling factor ABC transporter permease yields MHIMEGFLPPLWCLIYYIICIPFIVYGIMQIRKVTAESDEAMPMLALSGAFMFILSSLKMPSVTGSCSHPCGNGFGAVFFGPAVVGVLSVIVLVFQAVILAHGGITTLGANVLSMGIIGPLCGYAVWLGLRKLNVNDEIAMFFTAFVADLMTYVVTAIELSLAFPKPDFFTALVTFLGIFAVTQIPLAIAEGILTMVIYRFIKQQKPDILVKLRVISKEEAGVN; encoded by the coding sequence ATGCATATAATGGAAGGTTTTCTGCCACCACTATGGTGTCTAATTTACTACATAATATGTATACCATTTATAGTTTATGGTATAATGCAGATAAGAAAAGTTACTGCAGAAAGTGATGAAGCCATGCCTATGTTAGCATTATCTGGTGCTTTCATGTTTATATTATCATCATTAAAAATGCCATCTGTAACTGGTAGTTGTTCACATCCATGTGGTAATGGATTTGGTGCTGTATTCTTTGGACCGGCAGTAGTAGGAGTTTTATCCGTAATAGTATTAGTATTCCAAGCAGTTATATTAGCACACGGAGGAATAACAACCCTTGGAGCAAACGTGTTATCCATGGGTATTATTGGTCCTTTATGTGGATATGCAGTTTGGTTAGGACTTAGAAAATTAAATGTAAATGATGAAATTGCAATGTTCTTTACAGCATTTGTCGCAGATTTAATGACATATGTGGTAACAGCTATAGAATTATCTTTAGCATTCCCAAAACCAGATTTCTTCACAGCTTTGGTTACTTTCTTAGGAATCTTTGCAGTTACCCAAATACCATTAGCAATAGCTGAAGGTATATTAACAATGGTAATTTACAGATTCATTAAACAACAGAAACCAGATATTCTTGTAAAGTTAAGAGTAATTTCAAAAGAAGAAGCAGGAGTTAACTAA
- a CDS encoding energy-coupling factor ABC transporter substrate-binding protein — translation MVSNTTKNIILLLIVGVLIVLPLAYYNGHGEDDGYFGGSDDAGGDAITENNPDYQVWAEPLWEPPSGEIQSLLFCLQTAIGAIIIGYIFGYWKGQSKRD, via the coding sequence ATGGTTTCAAACACAACAAAAAATATTATCCTACTTTTAATAGTAGGAGTATTGATTGTTCTCCCATTAGCTTATTATAATGGTCATGGTGAAGATGATGGATACTTTGGTGGATCAGATGATGCTGGTGGAGATGCTATAACAGAAAACAACCCAGATTACCAAGTATGGGCTGAACCATTATGGGAACCACCTAGTGGTGAAATTCAAAGTCTTTTATTCTGTTTACAAACAGCAATAGGAGCAATTATAATTGGTTATATTTTTGGTTACTGGAAAGGACAATCAAAAAGAGATTAA
- the cbiQ gene encoding cobalt ECF transporter T component CbiQ, with amino-acid sequence MSIFEDTLDHYASHNNLVDVNIYYKLLFSVITLILNLFANSPIMPFIIFIISTILILFKAKIPSRFYATFMLVPFSFAIISVVFMAFFIGIGPHIWDLGLFGWGITADGLNRGVLVFFKVMGGVAALSFLILTTPVNRLFAVFNELHLPTELVDLAILMYRYIFLFLDVTETMYYSQKTRLGYNGYSSWMNCLAALAGMVFIRTWEQGEMAYKALASRGYNGKLNMFYHGSTIHDITIKQWIILIVFEVILAYSIYVTASINVVPYLIPV; translated from the coding sequence ATGTCAATATTTGAGGATACATTAGATCATTATGCTTCCCATAATAATTTAGTAGATGTTAATATTTATTACAAACTTTTATTCTCTGTAATTACATTAATTTTAAATTTATTTGCTAATTCACCAATAATGCCATTTATTATATTTATAATAAGTACAATTCTTATTTTATTTAAAGCAAAGATACCATCTAGATTTTATGCAACATTTATGTTAGTACCATTTAGTTTTGCTATAATATCAGTAGTATTTATGGCATTTTTCATTGGTATAGGTCCACATATTTGGGATTTAGGTCTTTTTGGATGGGGAATTACAGCTGATGGTTTAAACAGGGGTGTACTTGTATTTTTCAAAGTAATGGGTGGTGTAGCTGCACTATCATTTCTTATATTAACAACACCTGTTAATAGGTTATTTGCAGTATTTAATGAGTTACATCTTCCAACCGAACTTGTTGATTTGGCAATATTAATGTATAGATACATATTCCTATTTTTAGATGTTACAGAAACAATGTATTACTCTCAAAAAACAAGACTTGGATATAATGGTTATTCAAGTTGGATGAATTGTCTTGCAGCACTAGCTGGTATGGTATTTATAAGAACTTGGGAACAAGGAGAAATGGCATACAAGGCATTAGCTTCAAGAGGATACAATGGAAAATTAAATATGTTCTACCATGGAAGTACAATTCATGACATAACAATTAAACAATGGATTATATTAATAGTATTTGAAGTAATACTAGCATATTCTATATATGTCACAGCATCAATAAATGTGGTACCTTATTTAATACCAGTATAG
- a CDS encoding ATP-binding cassette domain-containing protein has protein sequence MTTILETKNLVYNYPDGTEALKGIDFKLEEGEMISLLGHNGAGKSTLFLHFNGIIEPTSGSVEIDGETLKYDKKSLLAARQKVGIVFQNPDDQLFAPTVLEDVAFGPMNMGLSEEEVKTRSMDALEKVGMSDYAEKPPHHLSGGQKKRVAIAGILSMKPKVMVLDEPTSGLDPNGASSIMQLLYDLNKEGMTIIISTHDVDLVPLYSDDIEVIVDGKIIKSGTCKEIFTDKEVIDEADLRLPWIGQLFEKLDKEHNITFGNGYPLTVSDAYDALLTKL, from the coding sequence ATGACAACAATATTAGAAACTAAAAACTTAGTATATAACTATCCTGATGGAACAGAAGCTCTAAAAGGAATTGATTTTAAACTTGAAGAAGGAGAAATGATTTCATTATTAGGTCATAATGGTGCAGGTAAAAGTACACTTTTTCTTCATTTCAATGGAATAATTGAACCTACATCTGGTAGTGTTGAAATTGATGGTGAAACACTAAAATATGATAAAAAAAGTTTACTTGCAGCAAGACAAAAAGTTGGAATAGTATTTCAAAATCCAGATGATCAATTATTTGCACCAACAGTACTTGAAGATGTTGCTTTTGGACCAATGAATATGGGTTTATCAGAAGAGGAAGTAAAAACAAGGTCTATGGATGCACTAGAAAAGGTAGGTATGTCTGATTATGCAGAAAAACCACCACATCATTTAAGTGGTGGACAGAAAAAACGTGTAGCTATTGCAGGTATTCTATCAATGAAACCTAAGGTAATGGTTCTAGATGAACCTACAAGTGGTTTAGATCCAAATGGTGCTTCAAGTATAATGCAACTGTTATATGATTTAAATAAGGAAGGAATGACTATTATAATATCAACACACGATGTTGATTTGGTACCATTATATTCTGATGATATTGAAGTAATAGTTGATGGAAAAATAATTAAATCAGGAACATGTAAAGAAATATTTACAGATAAAGAAGTTATTGACGAAGCAGATTTACGCTTACCTTGGATAGGTCAATTATTTGAAAAATTAGATAAAGAACATAACATAACATTTGGTAATGGCTATCCATTAACAGTATCTGATGCATATGATGCATTATTAACAAAATTATAA
- a CDS encoding TldD/PmbA family protein, producing MSNEIDVDYFQKIIKKLESRVDYVDIRVGDSTSNSIVMKDSKIDNVDTGINFAVGIRVLQNGAWGSAFTSDINKVEDVANKATILANQLSSDVELTPANPQEDTVESKAKIKIDDVTFEDKISCMKEANDAAQLDGIQSTNITYSEVEGTNLLLSSEGTCILSNNNRTIFSMNAVASNGEVMQIGHKSLGGVQGFEIIKDADLESFGRSISEKAIGLLDAKTPPSGDFPVILDPELAGVFIHEALGHASEADIILQNDSILKDKQGQKIGSDLITVVDDATREDAFGYYAYDVEGTKTSKNVLVEKGVLKSVLSSRETAKKLGRQSSGNARSIIKDQPIVRMSNTYIQPGESSFDELIEDMSTGIYLKGSRGGQVDTGRGVFQFNAVEAYTINNGELDDHIRDVSLSGSTLDILNNVTGVGSDFKLSVGFCGKDGQTAPVGDGGPHIRVSKATVGGV from the coding sequence GTGTCTAATGAAATAGATGTAGATTATTTTCAAAAAATAATTAAAAAATTAGAATCTAGAGTAGATTATGTAGATATAAGAGTAGGAGATTCTACTAGTAATTCTATAGTAATGAAGGATAGTAAAATAGATAATGTGGATACTGGAATAAATTTTGCAGTTGGAATTCGTGTACTACAAAATGGTGCATGGGGTTCAGCATTCACCTCAGATATAAATAAGGTGGAAGATGTGGCAAATAAAGCAACAATACTTGCAAATCAATTAAGTAGTGATGTTGAACTAACTCCGGCAAATCCACAAGAAGATACAGTTGAATCAAAAGCAAAAATTAAGATAGATGATGTTACATTCGAAGATAAAATTAGTTGCATGAAAGAAGCAAATGATGCTGCTCAACTAGATGGTATACAAAGTACAAACATCACATATTCAGAAGTAGAAGGAACTAATTTACTTCTAAGTAGTGAAGGAACATGTATTCTTTCAAATAATAATAGAACAATCTTTTCTATGAATGCTGTTGCATCAAATGGTGAAGTTATGCAAATAGGACATAAAAGTCTCGGTGGTGTACAGGGTTTTGAAATAATTAAAGATGCAGATTTAGAATCATTTGGAAGAAGTATTTCTGAAAAAGCAATAGGATTACTCGATGCAAAAACACCACCATCTGGTGATTTTCCAGTTATATTAGATCCTGAACTTGCAGGAGTATTTATACATGAAGCACTAGGTCATGCTTCAGAGGCAGATATTATACTTCAAAATGATTCAATACTAAAGGATAAACAGGGACAAAAGATTGGATCTGATTTAATAACTGTTGTAGATGATGCAACAAGAGAAGATGCATTTGGATATTATGCATATGATGTTGAAGGAACTAAAACATCTAAAAATGTTCTAGTAGAAAAGGGTGTACTTAAATCAGTTCTTAGTTCACGTGAAACTGCAAAAAAATTAGGACGTCAATCAAGTGGAAATGCAAGATCCATAATTAAAGATCAACCGATTGTACGTATGAGTAATACATATATCCAACCTGGAGAATCATCATTTGATGAATTAATTGAAGATATGTCAACAGGAATTTATCTTAAAGGATCTCGTGGTGGACAAGTAGATACTGGACGTGGAGTATTCCAATTTAATGCAGTAGAAGCATATACTATAAATAATGGTGAACTTGATGATCATATAAGGGATGTATCCTTGTCTGGAAGTACATTAGATATATTAAATAATGTAACAGGAGTAGGATCTGACTTTAAATTAAGTGTAGGGTTCTGTGGTAAAGATGGTCAAACAGCACCTGTAGGTGATGGGGGACCTCATATAAGAGTAAGTAAGGCAACTGTTGGTGGGGTATAA
- a CDS encoding TIGR00296 family protein: protein MQCGLLTEKEGNLLLKIARDNIRCYLENKDYQIPEDIPSIFREKLGVFVTLNINNNLRGCIGYPEPYKPLIDAVLDVSIAAAVNDPRFMPLTLDEFQNITIEISVLTKPTKVIVKDYNEYLDKLEVGVDGLIIESDYNRGLLLPQVPIEQNWDIEEFLENLCYKAGLASDAWMSATTDIFKFQAQIFQE from the coding sequence ATGCAATGTGGATTATTAACTGAAAAAGAAGGTAATCTTCTTCTTAAAATAGCACGTGATAATATTCGTTGTTATCTAGAAAATAAGGACTATCAAATACCAGAAGATATTCCCTCAATTTTTAGGGAAAAATTAGGTGTATTTGTAACTTTGAATATTAATAATAATTTAAGGGGCTGTATTGGTTATCCAGAACCATATAAACCATTAATTGATGCTGTTTTAGATGTTTCAATAGCAGCTGCAGTAAATGATCCACGTTTTATGCCATTAACATTAGATGAATTTCAAAATATTACTATTGAAATAAGTGTACTTACAAAACCTACAAAAGTAATAGTTAAGGATTATAATGAATATCTTGATAAACTAGAAGTAGGTGTTGATGGTTTAATTATCGAATCTGATTATAATAGGGGTTTATTACTTCCACAAGTACCTATAGAACAAAACTGGGATATTGAAGAGTTTCTTGAAAATTTATGTTATAAGGCAGGCTTAGCCTCTGATGCATGGATGAGTGCTACAACAGACATATTTAAGTTTCAAGCACAAATATTTCAAGAATAG
- a CDS encoding NOG1 family protein, with the protein MKLPHIPTPDEIIDKAFNRASKAASKVRSSKLHPRVKGKRIEEVRVDTACDIITSTFNGIVVGTPIIEELPEFYQDYIDIVVGVDQYKHSLGAVFWALGVIKQIQSQYTSRIRKSDSLSAIPIRKEAYGRIVSIVKRIEDELDFLDFCKRELKNMPNINFDAIRVVIAGFPNVGKSTLLNNITDASPKVANYPFTTQGLQIGNYELGYKKYQIIDTPGLLDRSINDMNEIELNAIAALEHLGNIIIYIFDPSETSGFLMENQYLLYAEIKKVFETQMICLFNKTDLLEDDSVIEEYSQKIDDPIFKTSINDLSNISDIKNLIEELGESFTPEDKYTEQYALRHPRK; encoded by the coding sequence ATGAAATTGCCACATATACCAACACCAGATGAAATTATTGACAAGGCATTTAACAGGGCAAGTAAAGCAGCTTCTAAAGTTAGAAGTTCAAAATTACATCCACGTGTAAAGGGTAAGAGAATTGAAGAAGTAAGAGTAGATACAGCATGTGATATTATTACAAGCACATTTAATGGAATTGTTGTAGGAACACCTATAATAGAGGAATTACCAGAATTCTATCAGGATTATATTGATATAGTAGTAGGTGTAGATCAGTATAAACATTCATTAGGTGCAGTTTTCTGGGCTTTAGGTGTTATAAAACAAATTCAATCACAATACACTAGCAGAATAAGAAAGTCAGATTCACTTAGTGCTATTCCAATAAGAAAAGAAGCATATGGTAGAATAGTATCTATTGTTAAAAGAATAGAAGATGAACTTGACTTTTTAGATTTCTGTAAACGTGAACTAAAAAATATGCCTAATATAAATTTTGATGCTATAAGAGTAGTTATTGCAGGTTTTCCAAATGTTGGAAAATCCACATTACTAAATAATATTACTGATGCAAGTCCTAAGGTAGCAAATTATCCATTTACAACACAAGGATTACAGATAGGAAATTATGAATTGGGATATAAGAAGTATCAAATTATAGATACTCCTGGTTTACTTGATAGATCTATTAATGATATGAATGAAATTGAATTAAATGCTATAGCAGCATTGGAACATTTAGGTAATATTATCATATATATTTTCGATCCATCTGAAACTTCAGGATTTTTAATGGAAAATCAGTATTTATTATATGCTGAAATTAAGAAGGTATTTGAAACACAGATGATTTGTTTATTTAATAAAACTGATTTATTAGAAGATGATAGTGTTATTGAGGAATATTCTCAAAAAATAGATGATCCTATATTCAAGACAAGTATTAATGATTTAAGTAATATTAGTGATATTAAAAATTTAATTGAAGAATTAGGAGAATCATTTACTCCAGAAGATAAATACACAGAACAATATGCACTTCGTCATCCTAGAAAATAG
- a CDS encoding Hsp20/alpha crystallin family protein → MQKVNVESKDEEKTEEECQCNAQTDEKTEDYKVYGADETENATNEESRDAADDAKKAAEKMLNDVYATFKSKQKEWNKTFEEYTANKPLIDLFEYDDCLVLKMDLPRVKKDDISITMAPDSIEITAEFPSIEDENKEVKILRRERCTGRTKNIIPIPVDVKVEDVSASFENFELVVTLPKVKPKKVDVEIV, encoded by the coding sequence ATGCAAAAAGTAAATGTAGAATCAAAAGATGAAGAGAAAACAGAAGAAGAATGTCAATGTAACGCACAAACTGATGAAAAAACTGAAGATTACAAAGTATATGGTGCAGATGAAACAGAGAATGCAACTAATGAAGAATCAAGAGATGCTGCTGATGATGCAAAAAAAGCAGCAGAGAAAATGTTAAATGATGTTTACGCAACATTTAAATCAAAACAAAAAGAATGGAATAAAACATTTGAGGAATACACAGCAAATAAACCTCTAATTGATTTATTTGAATATGATGACTGTTTAGTTCTTAAAATGGATTTACCAAGAGTAAAAAAAGATGATATTTCAATTACAATGGCTCCAGATTCTATTGAAATAACTGCAGAATTCCCTTCTATTGAAGATGAAAATAAAGAAGTTAAAATATTAAGGAGAGAAAGATGTACAGGTAGAACTAAAAATATCATACCAATACCTGTTGATGTAAAAGTAGAAGATGTATCTGCTTCATTTGAAAACTTTGAATTGGTAGTAACTCTTCCTAAAGTAAAACCTAAAAAAGTAGATGTTGAAATAGTATAA
- a CDS encoding 3H domain-containing protein: MMKPYVILISSASGIGKSTIASEVANTLGIKYLIETDFIRAIVRGIIGSEYAPALHKSSYNAYTTLRDTYNFKSEEELITAGYEEHASFVIPAIEKVISRCVLDNDSIVIEGVHLVPGLINIKQFEDLANIHFFVLTVDEKQHQERFIQRALAIKRGGTQIDYFKENRIINDALVSQAKTLNIPVIFNNNKDTTVKKVLQYINEVSRIVFVRHTVDDIDLEREIITKHGGRITDISYYIPEFKEPLTRIVENYEDNTSSGKFINVIEHETKQKESLGTLYELSNNIHSHHLYAPDENKLNDIIQELKENNLLYDENLVKK, translated from the coding sequence ATTATGAAACCTTATGTTATTTTAATTAGTTCTGCATCAGGTATTGGTAAGTCAACAATAGCATCAGAAGTAGCAAATACTCTGGGAATTAAGTATTTGATAGAAACAGATTTTATAAGGGCAATAGTAAGAGGTATTATAGGGTCAGAATATGCGCCAGCTCTACATAAATCATCATACAATGCATATACAACACTAAGAGATACATATAATTTTAAATCAGAGGAAGAGTTAATTACTGCAGGATATGAAGAACATGCTTCATTTGTAATTCCTGCTATAGAAAAAGTAATTTCAAGATGTGTTTTAGACAATGATTCAATAGTAATTGAAGGAGTACATCTAGTTCCAGGTTTAATTAATATAAAACAATTTGAAGATTTGGCTAATATTCATTTTTTTGTATTAACAGTTGATGAAAAACAACACCAGGAAAGATTTATACAAAGGGCTCTTGCCATAAAAAGAGGTGGAACACAGATTGATTACTTTAAGGAAAATAGAATAATTAATGATGCTCTAGTTAGTCAAGCAAAAACACTCAATATTCCAGTAATTTTCAATAATAATAAGGATACAACAGTAAAAAAGGTATTACAGTACATAAATGAAGTATCAAGAATTGTGTTTGTAAGACATACAGTTGATGATATAGATTTAGAAAGGGAGATTATAACTAAGCATGGTGGAAGAATAACTGATATTTCATATTATATTCCAGAATTTAAAGAACCATTAACGAGAATTGTGGAAAATTATGAGGATAATACATCCTCTGGTAAATTTATAAATGTAATAGAACATGAAACTAAACAAAAAGAATCATTAGGAACATTATATGAATTATCAAACAATATACATAGTCATCATTTATATGCACCAGATGAAAATAAATTAAACGATATAATTCAGGAATTAAAAGAAAATAATCTTTTATATGATGAAAATCTTGTAAAAAAATAA
- a CDS encoding ZPR1 zinc finger domain-containing protein: protein MDEKTFNNNDLMKSDCPVCGGHKTLSITNKTDNIPYFGDILETSVSCSECGYQSSDSISLEHNEPARFTLKINNTKLNTRVAKSQTATITIPHLGLKVEPGPKSDGYVSNVEGILNRFEEAVLRAIKLEGAEISKEVQDNALNIIELITKVKMGDMEVDLILEDPFGNSVIDDDDAQKELLTQEEADKLQTGFTTIDQ, encoded by the coding sequence ATGGATGAAAAAACATTTAATAATAATGATTTAATGAAATCAGATTGTCCAGTATGTGGAGGACATAAAACATTATCAATAACAAATAAAACAGATAATATTCCCTACTTTGGAGATATTCTAGAAACTTCTGTGTCCTGTTCAGAGTGCGGATATCAATCATCAGATAGTATATCATTGGAACATAATGAACCTGCACGTTTTACTCTTAAAATAAATAATACTAAGCTAAATACAAGAGTTGCAAAGTCACAGACAGCAACAATAACAATACCACATTTAGGTCTAAAAGTTGAACCTGGACCAAAATCTGATGGTTATGTTTCAAATGTGGAAGGTATTTTAAATAGATTTGAAGAAGCAGTATTAAGGGCAATAAAACTTGAAGGTGCAGAAATATCAAAAGAAGTTCAAGATAATGCATTGAATATCATAGAACTTATTACTAAGGTTAAAATGGGTGATATGGAAGTTGATTTAATACTAGAAGATCCATTTGGAAATAGTGTTATTGATGATGATGATGCTCAAAAAGAGTTATTAACACAAGAAGAAGCAGATAAATTACAAACTGGTTTTACAACAATAGACCAGTAA
- a CDS encoding nitroreductase family protein, which yields MTVLDIIEKRYSVRGYEDRPVEDEKLQQVLKAAQLAPTGVNSQAFKIYVIDTKKHEQKLREVYDNDWFVEAPIVLAVVSKANDAWTRPWDLENLNEIDATIVMDHMILTATELGLGTCYIGAFHERPLIELLDLSEEYHPVLLTPLGYPDAKPRETTRKSIEELVEYI from the coding sequence ATGACAGTATTAGATATAATAGAAAAAAGATACAGTGTAAGAGGATATGAGGATAGGCCTGTTGAAGATGAAAAATTACAACAAGTATTAAAAGCAGCACAACTTGCTCCTACAGGAGTTAATAGTCAAGCATTTAAAATATATGTTATTGACACAAAAAAACATGAACAAAAACTAAGAGAAGTATATGATAATGACTGGTTTGTTGAAGCTCCAATAGTACTTGCAGTTGTAAGTAAGGCAAATGATGCATGGACAAGACCATGGGATTTAGAAAATCTTAATGAGATTGATGCAACAATAGTAATGGATCATATGATATTAACTGCAACAGAACTTGGTCTTGGAACTTGTTATATTGGTGCATTCCATGAAAGACCATTAATTGAACTTCTTGATTTATCTGAGGAATATCATCCAGTATTGTTGACTCCACTTGGTTATCCTGATGCTAAACCAAGAGAAACAACACGTAAAAGTATAGAAGAACTTGTTGAATATATATAA
- the nadC gene encoding carboxylating nicotinate-nucleotide diphosphorylase codes for MSIFSDNRIIENVYDDIGFEDITTNSLVTEDKWAQAEILCKDEGILAGMDVAHYIINEFNLNISSSFLDGDEIHKGDVILEFEGKAKDILMVERTILNYLMHLSGIATLVSNTCKKVHEINPKIRVACTRKTTPGLQKLEKKAVEIGGGDTHRFKLDDCVLIKDNHIQVVGGVIEAIDRAKENVSFTKKIEIEVENLDDAIRASMFGADIVMLDNMNPDEIEEVLVTLKQRHLRDDVIIEVSGGITPATITKYATLDVDVISSGFITNSAQTLDLSLNIL; via the coding sequence ATGAGTATTTTTAGTGATAATAGAATTATAGAAAATGTTTATGATGACATAGGATTTGAGGATATTACAACTAACAGTTTAGTTACAGAAGATAAATGGGCACAAGCAGAAATATTATGTAAAGATGAGGGAATTCTTGCAGGAATGGATGTTGCCCATTATATTATCAATGAATTTAATCTAAATATCTCTAGTAGTTTTCTAGATGGGGATGAAATTCATAAGGGTGATGTTATTCTTGAATTTGAAGGAAAAGCAAAGGATATATTAATGGTTGAGAGAACAATTCTTAATTATTTAATGCATCTTAGTGGAATTGCCACACTTGTATCTAACACATGTAAGAAAGTTCATGAAATAAATCCAAAAATACGTGTTGCATGTACTCGTAAAACAACACCTGGACTTCAAAAACTTGAAAAAAAAGCTGTTGAAATTGGTGGTGGGGATACACATAGATTTAAATTAGATGATTGTGTACTTATAAAGGATAATCATATACAAGTTGTGGGTGGTGTTATTGAAGCTATTGATAGGGCTAAGGAAAATGTTAGTTTCACAAAGAAAATTGAGATTGAAGTTGAAAATTTAGATGATGCTATACGTGCAAGTATGTTTGGTGCAGATATTGTAATGTTAGATAATATGAATCCTGATGAAATTGAAGAAGTACTAGTAACTCTCAAACAACGTCATCTACGGGATGATGTGATTATTGAGGTAAGTGGTGGTATAACACCTGCAACAATTACAAAGTATGCTACACTTGATGTTGATGTTATCTCAAGTGGATTTATAACAAATAGTGCACAGACACTAGATTTAAGTTTGAATATTTTATGA